In Anopheles gambiae chromosome 2, idAnoGambNW_F1_1, whole genome shotgun sequence, a single window of DNA contains:
- the LOC1270396 gene encoding tubulin beta chain isoform X2, with the protein MREIVHLQAGQCGNQIGSKFWEIISDEHGIDPTGHYHGDSDLQLERIDVYYTEVNGNKYVPRAVLVDLEPGTMDSVRQSPYGALFRPDNFVYAQSGAGNNWAKGHYTEGAELVDNVLDVIRKETESCDCLQGFQLAHSLGGGTGSGMGTLLISKIREEYPDRIMNTFSVVPSPKVSDVVLEPYNATLSMHQLIEASDQTNCIDNEALYDICFRTLKIFNPTYPDLNHLISVTMSGVTTCLRFPGQLNADLRKLAVNMVPFPRLHFFMPGFAPLTAKGSQQYRALTVPELTQQMFDAKNMMTACDPRHGRYLTCAAIFRGSMSMKEVDQQMLNIQSKYSSYFVEWIPNNVKVAVCDIAPRGLKMSATFIGNTTAIQEIFKRISEQFTAMFRRKAFLHWYTGEGMDEMEFTEAESNMNDLISEYQQYQDAEVEDYDEMEEIPEEEQQQQQE; encoded by the exons ATGCGGGAAATTGTGCATCTGCAGGCCGGCCAGTGCGGTAATCAGATCGGGTCCAAG TTCTGGGAGATCATCTCCGACGAGCACGGTATCGATCCGACCGGCCATTACCATGGCGACTCCGATCTGCAGCTCGAGCGCATCGACGTGTACTATACCGAGGTGAATGGCAACAAGTACGTGCCACGTGCGGTGCTGGTCGACCTGGAACCGGGCACGATGGATTCCGTCCGCCAGTCGCCGTACGGTGCACTCTTCCGGCCGGACAACTTCGTTTACGCTCAGTCGGGTGCCG GTAACAACTGGGCCAAGGGCCACTACACCGAGGGTGCCGAGCTGGTCGACAACGTGCTGGACGTGATTCGCAAGGAGACGGAATCGTGCGACTGCCTGCAGGGCTTCCAGCTTGCCCATTCGCTCGGCGGCGGCACCGGTTCCGGTATGGGCACGCTGCTGATTTCGAAAATTCGTGAAGAATATCCGGATCGCATCATGAACACCTTCTCCGTCGTTCCATCGCCCAAG gtGTCCGATGTAGTATTGGAGCCATACAACGCTACCTTATCGATGCACCAGCTCATCGAAGCGTCCGATCAGACCAACTGTATAGATAACGAAGCGCTGTATGACATCTGCTTTAGAACGCTTAAGATCTTCAATCCTACCTATCCCGATCTAAACCATTTAATTTCT GTGACAATGTCCGGTGTAACAACATGTCTACGGTTCCCCGGTCAGCTAAATGCCGATCTGCGGAAGCTTGCAGTAAACATGGTTCCTTTCCCGCGTCTGCACTTCTTCATGCCCGGGTTTGCGCCACTCACGGCTAAGGGTTCCCAGCAGTACCGTGCCCTAACCGTACCGGAGCTCACTCAGCAGATGTTCGATGCGAAAAACATGATGACTGCCTGCGATCCCCGCCACGGACGATACCTCACATGTGCGGCCATCTTCCGAG GCTCGATGTCGATGAAGGAGGTCGATCAGCAGATGCTAAACATCCAGAGCAAGTACAGCAGCTACTTCGTCGAGTGGATTCCGAACAACGTGAAGGTGGCGGTTTGCGACATTGCACCGCGCGGGCTGAAAATGTCGGCCACCTTCATCGGCAATACGACCGCCATCCAGGAGATCTTCAAGCGCATCTCGGAACAGTTCACCGCCATGTTCAGACGGAAAGCGTTCTTGCATTGGTACACTGGCGAGGGTATGGATGAGATGGAGTTTACCGAGGCCGAATCGAACATGAACGATCTCATCTCGGAGTACCAGCAGTATCAGGATGCGGAGGTTGAGGATTACGACGAGATGGAGGAGATCCCGGAAgaggagcagcaacagcagcaagaatAG
- the LOC1270396 gene encoding tubulin beta chain isoform X1: MREIVHLQAGQCGNQIGSKFWEIISDEHGIDPTGHYHGDSDLQLERIDVYYTEVNGNKYVPRAVLVDLEPGTMDSVRQSPYGALFRPDNFVYAQSGAGNNWAKGHYTEGAELVDNVLDVIRKETESCDCLQGFQLAHSLGGGTGSGMGTLLISKIREEYPDRIMNTFSVVPSPKVSDTVVEPYNATLSIHQLVENTDDTFCIDNEALYDICFRTLKLSSPTYGDLNHLVSVTMSGVTTCLRFPGQLNADLRKLAVNMVPFPRLHFFMPGFAPLTAKGSQQYRALTVPELTQQMFDAKNMMTACDPRHGRYLTCAAIFRGSMSMKEVDQQMLNIQSKYSSYFVEWIPNNVKVAVCDIAPRGLKMSATFIGNTTAIQEIFKRISEQFTAMFRRKAFLHWYTGEGMDEMEFTEAESNMNDLISEYQQYQDAEVEDYDEMEEIPEEEQQQQQE, translated from the exons ATGCGGGAAATTGTGCATCTGCAGGCCGGCCAGTGCGGTAATCAGATCGGGTCCAAG TTCTGGGAGATCATCTCCGACGAGCACGGTATCGATCCGACCGGCCATTACCATGGCGACTCCGATCTGCAGCTCGAGCGCATCGACGTGTACTATACCGAGGTGAATGGCAACAAGTACGTGCCACGTGCGGTGCTGGTCGACCTGGAACCGGGCACGATGGATTCCGTCCGCCAGTCGCCGTACGGTGCACTCTTCCGGCCGGACAACTTCGTTTACGCTCAGTCGGGTGCCG GTAACAACTGGGCCAAGGGCCACTACACCGAGGGTGCCGAGCTGGTCGACAACGTGCTGGACGTGATTCGCAAGGAGACGGAATCGTGCGACTGCCTGCAGGGCTTCCAGCTTGCCCATTCGCTCGGCGGCGGCACCGGTTCCGGTATGGGCACGCTGCTGATTTCGAAAATTCGTGAAGAATATCCGGATCGCATCATGAACACCTTCTCCGTCGTTCCATCGCCCAAG GTATCCGATACCGTCGTAGAGCCGTACAATGCGACGCTCTCGATTCACCAGTTGGTCGAGAACACGGACGACACGTTCTGTATCGACAACGAAGCGTTGTACGATATCTGTTTCCGCACGCTAAAGCTATCCTCCCCCACGTACGGGGACCTCAATCACTTGGTATCC GTGACAATGTCCGGTGTAACAACATGTCTACGGTTCCCCGGTCAGCTAAATGCCGATCTGCGGAAGCTTGCAGTAAACATGGTTCCTTTCCCGCGTCTGCACTTCTTCATGCCCGGGTTTGCGCCACTCACGGCTAAGGGTTCCCAGCAGTACCGTGCCCTAACCGTACCGGAGCTCACTCAGCAGATGTTCGATGCGAAAAACATGATGACTGCCTGCGATCCCCGCCACGGACGATACCTCACATGTGCGGCCATCTTCCGAG GCTCGATGTCGATGAAGGAGGTCGATCAGCAGATGCTAAACATCCAGAGCAAGTACAGCAGCTACTTCGTCGAGTGGATTCCGAACAACGTGAAGGTGGCGGTTTGCGACATTGCACCGCGCGGGCTGAAAATGTCGGCCACCTTCATCGGCAATACGACCGCCATCCAGGAGATCTTCAAGCGCATCTCGGAACAGTTCACCGCCATGTTCAGACGGAAAGCGTTCTTGCATTGGTACACTGGCGAGGGTATGGATGAGATGGAGTTTACCGAGGCCGAATCGAACATGAACGATCTCATCTCGGAGTACCAGCAGTATCAGGATGCGGAGGTTGAGGATTACGACGAGATGGAGGAGATCCCGGAAgaggagcagcaacagcagcaagaatAG